A part of Saccharomonospora amisosensis genomic DNA contains:
- a CDS encoding HNH endonuclease family protein yields the protein MALSPRISLRSLLTVAIAALLFSSATTMTAPSALALPPGTPSKATAQAELDSLTVRSQESMTGYSRDKFPHWIGQGDNCNTREVVLERDADYASIGADCYPDSGRWYSYYDGAVWYQASDVDIDHIVPLAEAWRSGARNWTTSKRQSFANDLNGPQLIAVTDNVNQAKGDQDPSAWQPPRSGARCAYSKWWIHTKYRWGLHLQSSEKSSLQSMLNTCSY from the coding sequence GTGGCTCTCTCGCCGAGAATCTCGCTGCGTAGCCTGCTTACCGTCGCCATCGCGGCGCTGCTGTTCAGCAGCGCAACCACGATGACCGCCCCGTCCGCTCTCGCGCTACCTCCCGGAACGCCGTCCAAAGCCACCGCACAAGCCGAACTCGACTCGCTGACCGTCCGCTCCCAGGAGTCGATGACCGGCTACTCCCGCGACAAGTTCCCACACTGGATCGGACAAGGCGACAACTGCAACACCCGCGAAGTAGTGCTCGAACGCGACGCCGACTACGCCAGCATCGGCGCGGACTGCTACCCCGACTCCGGCCGCTGGTACAGCTACTACGACGGCGCCGTCTGGTATCAGGCATCCGACGTCGACATCGACCACATCGTGCCCCTCGCCGAGGCATGGCGCTCCGGCGCACGCAACTGGACAACCAGCAAGCGGCAGAGCTTCGCCAACGACCTCAACGGTCCCCAGCTGATCGCCGTCACCGACAACGTCAACCAGGCCAAGGGCGACCAAGACCCCTCCGCCTGGCAACCACCGCGCTCCGGCGCCCGCTGCGCCTACTCCAAATGGTGGATCCACACCAAATACCGCTGGGGCCTGCACCTGCAGTCATCGGAAAAGTCCTCACTACAGAGCATGCTCAACACCTGCTCGTACTGA
- a CDS encoding ABC transporter ATP-binding protein has protein sequence MSRIRLQGLTRRFGAVTAVDDIELDIADGEFLVLLGPSGCGKSTLLRMIAGLLPPTEGRLWLGDADITHLPPQRRDVAMVFQSYALYPHLSVARNIGFPLRTRKRPRAEIRARVAEVAATLGLTDLLDRKPRELSGGQRQRVALGRALVRDPGAFLMDEPLSNLDAKLRAGTRAEIAELHRRLRTTTVYVTHDQVEAMTMATRIALLNEGRLEQLGTPSEMYDAPASVFAATFLGSPAMNVLDATVRSVDGVLLAEAEGLRLSLGIEADIPERPVRLGVRPEHLTLSPAGRQGIRAVVTTVENLGSEEVAQCRAGHTTVSVRGPRPLGVTPGEAVTLDTRPEQLHLFDHSSGRRLAWQAVSVPEPV, from the coding sequence GTGAGCCGGATTCGACTTCAGGGGCTGACCCGGCGCTTCGGCGCGGTGACGGCCGTTGACGACATAGAACTGGACATCGCCGACGGCGAGTTCCTCGTCCTGCTGGGACCGAGTGGATGCGGCAAGTCGACTCTGCTCCGCATGATCGCCGGCCTGCTGCCTCCCACCGAGGGCAGGCTCTGGCTCGGCGACGCCGACATAACGCACCTGCCGCCGCAGCGGCGCGACGTGGCGATGGTGTTCCAGAGCTACGCCCTCTATCCGCACCTGTCCGTGGCCCGCAACATCGGTTTTCCGCTGCGTACCAGGAAACGTCCTCGGGCGGAGATCCGGGCGAGGGTGGCGGAGGTGGCCGCAACGCTCGGTCTCACCGACCTGCTCGACCGCAAACCTCGCGAGCTCTCCGGCGGCCAGCGGCAACGGGTGGCGCTCGGCAGGGCGCTCGTGCGCGACCCCGGTGCCTTCCTCATGGATGAGCCCTTGTCCAATCTGGATGCCAAACTGCGCGCCGGAACCCGAGCCGAGATCGCGGAGCTGCACCGCAGGCTGCGGACCACGACGGTCTACGTCACCCACGATCAGGTCGAGGCCATGACCATGGCCACGCGCATCGCACTGCTGAACGAGGGCAGGCTCGAACAGCTCGGCACACCATCCGAGATGTACGACGCGCCCGCGTCGGTGTTCGCCGCGACGTTCCTCGGCTCGCCAGCCATGAACGTCCTCGACGCGACCGTGCGTTCGGTGGACGGTGTGCTCCTCGCCGAGGCCGAAGGGCTCCGCCTGTCACTCGGCATCGAGGCGGACATCCCGGAACGGCCGGTCCGGCTCGGTGTCCGGCCCGAGCACCTCACGCTCAGCCCGGCCGGAAGGCAGGGAATCCGAGCCGTTGTCACGACCGTCGAGAACCTCGGCAGCGAGGAGGTCGCCCAATGCCGGGCCGGGCACACCACCGTCTCCGTGCGCGGCCCGCGTCCCCTCGGGGTCACCCCCGGGGAGGCAGTCACCCTGGATACCCGGCCGGAGCAGCTGCACCTGTTCGACCACAGCAGCGGGCGCAGGCTCGCCTGGCAGGCCGTGTCGGTCCCCGAACCCGTCTGA